AGGTCAAACTGTTCATGTCGCAGTCTTTCTTCAATGAGCTTGATCTAATGAAAGACAATCATGGTCGTTACCTGCTCCAAGACGACATCAAACTTCCAAGCGGCAAGAGGCTCAAAGGCAAAGAAGTCGTCGTGCTTGACGACGAGATGATCGGCTCGGTTAAGGGCGACATGGTGGCGTTCGTTGGCGATGCCAAAGCGTTCTGCAAGTTCTTCGACCGCAAACAGTTATCTGTTAAGTGGGTAGACCATAACATTTATGGTCAGCTACTTGCTGGCTTCCTGCGGTTTGACGTCATTGTGGGAGACGAGCAGGCCGGTTACTACGTCACCTACGCACCAGAGCCGGGGGAATAACCGGGCTATTAAGCGTGTCCGCACCGGAAATGCCTGACCTCGAAGCTATGACCAAGGCCGAGTTGGTCGAGTACGCAGATGGGTTGGGCATTCCCGGGCTTAATGCCCGTATGACAAAAGCGGACATAATTGCCGCCATCAGGGAGGCGATGGGATGGACGTAACACTAGCTACTAGTTTAGTTAAAGAGAGGTTAGGGATACGGACAAACGTCCGGGATACCTATTTAACCACCATTACAGAAAGTGTAATTAAAGAGCTTGAAGACGAGAAGGGGTTGGTACTGGATGGTGCCAACCCTTACCATTTAATGTTTGTGGTGGACTACGCCACTTGGCGGTACCAGTCCCGGGATAGCGACAAGGCCATGCCCCGGCACCTGCAATTTAGGCTGCACAATCTAATCATCCATACCGGGGGTGGTGGCCAGTGACCTATGACCACGAACTAACCCTAATTAGCCACACATGGGAGGAAAACGAGATTGGGGTGCAGATACCAGTTGAAACCAAAACAACGGTACTGTGTGGCCTAAAATCTATTTCCCGGGATGAATTTTACAGCGCTGCCGTAACCGGACTAAAACCAGCAATGGTATTTGTAATCCACGAGTATGAATACAATGGGGAACGAGAAGTGGAGTTTGAAGGCGCCCGGTATAAAGTGATAAGGACTTACCGGGGTGGTATGGCCCGGCAAGGGTCTAGGTTGGCCTTTGATGAAATGGAGTTGACTTGCGAAAGGGTGTCTACTGATGGCTAAATTACCGAGATATATGGAGCTGAAACCTGTACCTAACGGCCTCAAACCGTCACTTACCTACAAACTTACTATAAAACGGTGGGGCGTCCCTATTATCATTTACA
This region of Desulfofalx alkaliphila DSM 12257 genomic DNA includes:
- a CDS encoding Rho termination factor N-terminal domain-containing protein, giving the protein MTKAELVEYADGLGIPGLNARMTKADIIAAIREAMGWT
- a CDS encoding phage head closure protein; its protein translation is MTYDHELTLISHTWEENEIGVQIPVETKTTVLCGLKSISRDEFYSAAVTGLKPAMVFVIHEYEYNGEREVEFEGARYKVIRTYRGGMARQGSRLAFDEMELTCERVSTDG